One window of Hymenobacter sp. BRD128 genomic DNA carries:
- a CDS encoding response regulator transcription factor — MPPRLALAIAPAPMQLLVIEDEPGIARFLKQGLEEESFEVEVVDNGTAGLRQALAQKYDLLLIDWMVPGLTGLEVCQQLRARHDHTPIIFLTAKDTVPDTIAGLQAGANDYIKKPFHFEELLERIRVQLRPAGGRPSASRWGLSCWM; from the coding sequence TTGCCGCCGCGCCTGGCGCTGGCCATTGCCCCCGCACCCATGCAGCTACTGGTAATTGAAGACGAGCCCGGCATTGCAAGGTTTCTTAAGCAAGGGCTGGAGGAGGAAAGCTTTGAGGTAGAAGTAGTGGACAATGGCACCGCGGGCCTACGCCAGGCCCTGGCCCAGAAATACGACCTGCTGCTCATCGACTGGATGGTGCCCGGCCTCACGGGCCTGGAAGTGTGCCAGCAGCTGCGCGCCCGCCACGACCACACGCCCATTATCTTCCTCACGGCTAAGGATACCGTGCCCGATACCATCGCCGGCCTGCAGGCCGGAGCCAACGACTACATCAAGAAGCCCTTTCATTTTGAGGAGCTGCTGGAGCGCATCCGGGTGCAGCTGCGGCCGGCGGGGGGCCGGCCGAGCGCTTCACGCTGGGGCCTATCGTGCTGGATGTGA
- a CDS encoding winged helix-turn-helix domain-containing protein, which translates to MSTHQVFKGDEEIALTQKEFALLEYLLRHKNKVCRRQSIIENVWDIHFEYNTGVIDVYMNALRKKLKISKEDDYLQTIRGIGYVARD; encoded by the coding sequence GTGAGCACGCACCAGGTATTTAAGGGCGACGAGGAGATTGCGCTCACGCAAAAAGAGTTTGCGCTGCTGGAATACCTGCTGCGCCACAAAAACAAGGTGTGCCGCCGCCAGAGCATTATCGAAAACGTGTGGGACATTCACTTTGAGTACAACACCGGCGTTATCGACGTGTACATGAATGCGCTGCGCAAGAAGCTTAAAATCAGCAAGGAAGATGACTATCTGCAAACCATTCGCGGCATTGGCTATGTCGCCCGCGACTAG
- a CDS encoding cell wall metabolism sensor histidine kinase WalK: MSLRFQDRIALHYVLATAALVVAAYLVVFGVVRERVYTDLDQNLRFEAAKHMSELRVTASSIRFAHKGEWLEREHREVQVDPVFIQVNDLHGQLMDRSPNLKTDQLPFAAGPDWQQPRNVLLRGKALRQVQVPVRAPGGPVRGYLLAAISSEAAQHVLDSLALVLLGSLPVVLLGLFGSAQWLAGRSIAPIIQITETTNRITRNNLSERIALPPRPDELHTLASAINGLLHRIEQAVAREKQFTADASHELRTPLAVLKGTLEVLVRKPRRPEEYVADITRGIGEIDRLTYLVDQLLLLARFENHAKGLNQQELTVLTCVHDVLYRRRADLNAKHIRVDVQDGDTPAIVSDPYLVDLILDNVLANAVKYSPANSTITVGLEPVAGALRCTITDEGIGIKAEDLNKIFDPLYRSDALAHKEIGGTGLGLSIVAKACALLHITLAVRSELGRGTTFTLGFPL; encoded by the coding sequence ATGAGCCTGCGCTTTCAGGACCGCATTGCGCTGCACTACGTGCTGGCCACGGCCGCGCTGGTGGTAGCGGCTTACCTGGTGGTGTTTGGGGTGGTGCGCGAGCGCGTGTACACCGACCTCGACCAAAACCTGCGCTTCGAGGCTGCCAAGCACATGAGCGAGCTGCGCGTAACGGCCAGCAGCATCCGCTTTGCCCACAAGGGCGAGTGGCTGGAGCGCGAGCACCGCGAGGTGCAGGTAGACCCCGTTTTTATTCAGGTAAACGACTTGCACGGGCAGCTCATGGACCGCTCGCCCAACCTCAAAACCGACCAGCTGCCCTTTGCGGCGGGGCCCGACTGGCAGCAGCCGCGCAACGTGCTGCTGCGGGGCAAGGCCCTGCGCCAGGTGCAGGTGCCGGTGCGGGCACCGGGCGGGCCGGTGCGGGGCTACCTGCTGGCAGCCATCTCGTCGGAGGCGGCGCAGCACGTGCTCGACAGCCTGGCGCTCGTGCTGCTAGGGTCGCTGCCGGTGGTGCTGCTGGGGCTGTTTGGCAGCGCGCAGTGGCTGGCGGGGCGCAGCATCGCACCCATTATCCAGATTACGGAAACAACTAACCGCATCACGCGCAATAACTTATCGGAGCGCATTGCACTACCACCCCGCCCCGACGAGCTGCACACCCTAGCCAGCGCCATCAATGGGCTGCTGCACCGCATCGAGCAGGCCGTGGCGCGCGAGAAGCAGTTTACGGCCGATGCCTCGCACGAGCTGCGCACGCCGCTGGCCGTGCTCAAGGGCACGCTGGAGGTGCTGGTGCGCAAGCCCCGCCGGCCCGAGGAGTACGTGGCCGACATCACGCGCGGCATTGGTGAGATTGACCGCCTGACGTACCTGGTGGACCAGCTGCTGCTGCTAGCCCGCTTCGAGAACCACGCCAAGGGCCTGAACCAGCAGGAGCTGACGGTGCTGACCTGCGTGCACGACGTGCTGTACCGCCGCCGCGCCGACCTGAACGCCAAGCACATCCGGGTAGATGTGCAGGATGGTGACACGCCAGCCATCGTTTCGGACCCGTACCTGGTAGACCTGATTTTGGACAACGTGCTGGCCAATGCGGTGAAATATTCGCCGGCCAATTCTACCATTACGGTGGGGCTGGAGCCGGTAGCCGGGGCCCTGCGCTGCACGATTACCGACGAGGGCATTGGCATTAAGGCCGAAGATTTAAACAAAATTTTTGACCCGCTCTACCGTTCTGATGCGCTGGCCCACAAGGAAATCGGGGGCACCGGGCTGGGCTTGTCCATCGTGGCCAAGGCTTGCGCGCTGCTTCACATTACCCTGGCCGTGCGCAGCGAGCTGGGCCGGGGCACCACTTTCACGCTGGGCTTCCCGCTGTAG
- a CDS encoding RNA polymerase sigma-70 factor: MATPDDAALDARLTHLRQTDAAAFLEELFKVFYAPLGAVTYRVVPDRAVVEDILQDVFLRVWQGLATLPAITSHRAYLTRMVLNAALRYQQRAQRQVAWDEAPPASAPVAPDALAQLHATEASAAVAAALAHLPPQCRVVFELSRYEEMSYQQIAEALEISPKTVENQMSKALRILRRELAGVLKNLYGLLLALLALRALALGGTLPGPGRATPMGYFWGRVGWRRRGVSIGY, from the coding sequence ATGGCTACCCCCGACGATGCTGCCTTGGATGCCCGCCTGACGCACTTGCGCCAGACCGACGCGGCGGCGTTTCTGGAAGAATTGTTCAAGGTGTTTTACGCCCCGCTCGGGGCGGTGACCTACCGCGTGGTGCCCGACCGGGCGGTGGTAGAGGACATTCTGCAAGACGTGTTTTTGCGGGTCTGGCAGGGGCTGGCCACGCTGCCGGCCATAACCTCGCACCGCGCCTACCTCACGCGCATGGTTCTCAATGCCGCCCTGCGCTACCAGCAGCGCGCCCAGCGCCAAGTGGCCTGGGACGAGGCCCCGCCCGCCAGCGCCCCCGTGGCCCCCGATGCCCTGGCCCAGCTGCACGCCACCGAGGCTAGCGCGGCCGTGGCGGCGGCCCTGGCCCACCTGCCGCCCCAGTGCCGGGTAGTATTTGAGCTGAGCCGCTACGAGGAAATGAGCTACCAGCAGATTGCCGAGGCGCTGGAAATCTCGCCTAAAACCGTGGAGAACCAGATGAGCAAGGCCCTGCGCATTCTGCGCCGCGAGCTGGCGGGCGTGCTCAAAAACCTGTATGGGCTGCTGCTGGCCCTGCTCGCCCTGCGGGCGCTGGCCCTGGGCGGCACGCTGCCCGGTCCCGGCCGGGCCACCCCCATGGGTTATTTTTGGGGCCGCGTGGGGTGGCGGCGCCGGGGCGTATCTATCGGGTACTGA
- a CDS encoding FecR family protein produces MAAPAPPRAPGASGTPPPPAAPVVRPLWPAAKPAAATWWQLAAALALLVGSGYLLLERQFLHKHDTVTTYASAAQRQLVRLPDGSRVWLNAHSRLHYRGLGAPASHGVRAVQLTGEAYFEVAHNAARPFLVSTATARVRVTGTAFNVRAYAAEDSVEVSVTRGRVWLRRLAAPDSVLLTADTRAALRAADAPGRVAATLRRTPTADQNFRAWQTDTLRFRDTPVAQVAQTLRATFGTTVKLLSTSLGNCRFTGTFARPRPEQVLAVLAAATASRLAPDGSGGYVLTGTGCAEEAAATADLSDSATLVAQP; encoded by the coding sequence ATGGCCGCGCCCGCGCCGCCCCGGGCGCCCGGGGCTAGCGGCACGCCCCCACCGCCGGCCGCGCCTGTGGTGCGCCCGCTGTGGCCGGCAGCCAAACCGGCCGCAGCTACCTGGTGGCAGCTAGCCGCCGCGCTTGCGCTGTTGGTGGGCAGCGGCTACCTGCTGCTTGAGCGGCAGTTTTTGCACAAGCACGACACCGTGACCACGTATGCCAGCGCCGCCCAGCGCCAGCTGGTGCGCCTGCCCGATGGCAGCCGCGTGTGGCTGAATGCCCATTCGCGGCTGCACTACCGGGGGCTGGGCGCGCCGGCTAGCCACGGTGTGCGGGCCGTGCAGCTCACCGGCGAGGCCTATTTTGAAGTGGCGCATAATGCTGCCCGGCCTTTCTTAGTGAGCACGGCCACGGCCCGCGTGCGGGTGACGGGCACGGCCTTCAACGTGCGGGCCTACGCGGCCGAAGACTCGGTGGAAGTGAGCGTGACCCGCGGCCGGGTGTGGCTGCGGCGCCTCGCCGCCCCCGACAGCGTGCTGCTCACGGCCGATACCCGCGCTGCCCTGCGCGCCGCCGATGCCCCCGGCCGCGTGGCCGCTACCCTGCGCCGCACGCCCACGGCCGACCAGAATTTCCGGGCCTGGCAGACCGATACCCTGCGCTTCCGCGATACGCCGGTGGCCCAGGTGGCCCAGACGCTGCGCGCCACCTTCGGCACCACCGTGAAGCTGCTGAGCACCAGCCTGGGTAACTGCCGCTTTACCGGCACCTTTGCCCGGCCGCGCCCCGAGCAGGTGCTGGCCGTGCTGGCCGCCGCCACCGCCAGCCGCCTGGCCCCCGACGGCAGCGGCGGCTACGTGCTAACTGGCACGGGCTGCGCCGAAGAGGCTGCGGCCACGGCCGACCTTTCCGATTCTGCCACGCTAGTTGCCCAGCCGTGA
- a CDS encoding DUF3570 domain-containing protein has translation MRFLLAAGLVLALPVAALAQGTPNPNRLDGSGVPAATPVAHPAPVSVGETDLDFISSYYQQNGDHGAVEGGIGTQHLTDVAPTIVLNVPLDSVARLTANVGFDYYASASTDRIDQVISSPSASDVRYHIDLGYARTLKDKRTILSIGGGASKEYDYQSFNLAGSWTHGSRDGNRELSIGGQVYLDRVTLILPVELRTAATGSGNQAHGSGFDNRQSYNLNIVYSQVLTKRLQMAVSTELVSQRGLLSTPFHRVYFYDSDRALGTPGTLGTAKTELLPRLRNKFPVGLRLNYYATDLVQIRGFYRFYNDNFGIRAHTFELEAPVKVSPFFTLYPFYRYHTQTASTYFAPWREHSIYDEYYTSDYDLSAFTAQKLGLGFRYAPLYGLGRFKTPFGGRVAKFKSIDLRYGHYWQTTGLTANIVSVDFGFVMP, from the coding sequence ATGAGATTTTTGCTAGCCGCTGGCCTCGTGCTGGCGCTGCCCGTGGCGGCCCTGGCCCAGGGCACCCCGAACCCCAACCGCCTCGATGGCTCGGGCGTGCCGGCCGCCACTCCGGTGGCGCACCCCGCGCCCGTATCGGTGGGCGAAACCGACCTGGACTTTATCAGCAGCTACTACCAGCAAAATGGCGACCACGGGGCCGTGGAGGGCGGCATCGGCACGCAGCACCTCACCGATGTGGCCCCCACCATTGTGCTGAACGTGCCGCTCGACTCGGTGGCGCGCCTCACGGCCAACGTGGGCTTCGACTACTACGCCTCGGCCTCGACCGACCGCATCGACCAGGTTATTTCCTCGCCCTCGGCCAGCGACGTGCGCTACCACATCGACCTGGGCTACGCGCGCACGCTGAAAGACAAGCGCACCATCCTGAGCATCGGCGGTGGGGCATCCAAGGAGTATGATTACCAATCGTTTAATCTGGCCGGCTCTTGGACCCACGGCTCGCGCGACGGCAACCGCGAGCTGAGCATCGGCGGGCAGGTGTACCTCGACCGGGTGACGCTGATTTTGCCCGTCGAGCTGCGCACTGCCGCCACCGGCTCGGGCAACCAGGCGCACGGCTCGGGCTTCGACAACCGCCAGAGCTACAACCTGAATATCGTGTACTCGCAGGTACTCACCAAGCGCCTGCAAATGGCCGTGAGCACCGAGCTGGTGAGCCAGCGCGGGCTGCTGAGCACGCCGTTTCACCGGGTATACTTTTATGACAGCGACCGCGCGCTGGGCACGCCCGGCACGCTGGGCACCGCCAAAACCGAGCTGCTGCCGCGCCTGCGCAACAAGTTCCCGGTGGGCCTGCGCCTCAACTACTACGCCACCGACCTGGTTCAAATCAGGGGCTTTTATCGCTTCTACAACGACAATTTTGGCATCCGGGCCCACACCTTTGAGCTGGAAGCGCCGGTGAAGGTGTCGCCGTTTTTCACGCTCTATCCCTTCTACCGCTACCACACCCAAACGGCCTCGACTTACTTCGCGCCCTGGCGGGAGCACTCCATCTACGACGAGTATTATACCTCCGACTACGACCTGTCGGCCTTCACGGCCCAGAAACTGGGGCTGGGCTTCCGCTACGCGCCGCTCTACGGGCTGGGGCGCTTCAAAACGCCCTTCGGCGGCCGGGTTGCCAAGTTCAAGTCTATCGACCTGCGCTACGGCCACTACTGGCAAACGACCGGCCTCACGGCCAACATCGTGAGCGTGGATTTTGGCTTCGTCATGCCCTAG
- a CDS encoding DUF4266 domain-containing protein, which produces MRLSAFFRPVALGLLLAGSALLPGCVSVAAYQKAYLNDEDMKLATKKVETSEVNFESYREGAGGANGGKVGGGCGCN; this is translated from the coding sequence ATGAGACTCTCCGCCTTTTTTCGCCCGGTTGCGCTGGGTTTATTGCTGGCCGGCAGCGCCCTGCTACCCGGCTGCGTGTCGGTGGCGGCCTACCAGAAAGCCTACCTCAACGACGAAGATATGAAGCTGGCCACCAAGAAGGTTGAAACCTCGGAAGTCAACTTCGAGAGCTACCGCGAGGGGGCCGGCGGCGCCAACGGCGGCAAGGTGGGCGGCGGCTGCGGCTGCAACTAG
- a CDS encoding FAD:protein FMN transferase: MFLLIKQLLKLRVAALAGLSVGSSLVAAAQAPTVAAARPARAYTRAAHLMGSHFTFTAVSDDDSLAWRALRAGMRETWRIDRLFSYWDSTSQVVKINRLAGIRPVVVDEEVYDLIERTLKISALSGGAFDITFASGDKIYQFDKQAHASLPDSATVRNSIRRIGWQQVKLDPATHSVYLPEKGMRINLAGILQGYGVRRAQEIMKKMGIAGGLINGSGDVYCWGKQPDGAGWRIAIGDPARPHTVSSWLTVSDLAVVTAGNYEQYFTVGGKYYGHIINPHTGYPATGLRSVTIICPDVELADALDDAVFVLGAKPGLALINRLKGVDATVITDDGQTLVSRGMQLNSYHSAAAAVAKPSATR, encoded by the coding sequence ATGTTCTTGCTGATTAAGCAGTTGTTAAAGCTGCGGGTTGCTGCGCTAGCGGGGTTGAGCGTGGGCAGCAGCTTGGTGGCCGCGGCGCAGGCGCCCACCGTGGCCGCCGCCCGCCCGGCGCGGGCCTACACCCGCGCGGCGCACCTGATGGGCTCGCACTTCACCTTCACGGCCGTGTCGGATGACGACTCGCTGGCCTGGCGCGCGCTGCGTGCCGGGATGCGCGAAACCTGGCGCATCGACCGTCTTTTTTCCTACTGGGACTCGACCTCGCAGGTAGTGAAAATTAACAGGCTGGCCGGCATCCGGCCGGTGGTGGTGGACGAGGAGGTGTACGACCTTATCGAGCGCACGCTGAAGATTTCGGCCTTGAGCGGCGGGGCGTTTGACATCACGTTTGCCAGTGGTGACAAAATATATCAATTTGACAAGCAGGCGCACGCCAGCCTGCCCGATTCGGCCACGGTTCGCAACTCCATTCGGCGCATTGGCTGGCAGCAGGTGAAGCTCGACCCGGCTACGCATTCGGTGTACTTGCCCGAGAAAGGGATGCGCATCAACCTAGCCGGCATCTTACAAGGCTACGGCGTGCGCCGCGCCCAGGAGATTATGAAGAAAATGGGCATTGCCGGGGGCCTCATCAACGGCTCGGGCGATGTGTACTGCTGGGGCAAGCAGCCCGACGGCGCGGGCTGGCGCATTGCCATCGGCGACCCGGCCCGGCCGCACACGGTGTCGTCGTGGCTCACGGTCAGTGACTTGGCGGTGGTGACGGCCGGTAACTACGAGCAATATTTCACGGTGGGCGGCAAGTACTACGGCCACATCATCAACCCGCACACCGGCTACCCGGCCACGGGCCTGCGCTCGGTTACGATTATCTGCCCCGACGTGGAGCTGGCCGATGCCCTCGACGACGCCGTGTTTGTGCTCGGCGCCAAGCCGGGGCTAGCGCTGATAAACCGTCTCAAGGGCGTGGACGCTACCGTGATTACCGACGATGGGCAAACCTTGGTTTCCAGGGGGATGCAGCTTAATTCGTACCACAGCGCCGCCGCCGCCGTTGCCAAACCCTCCGCTACCCGATGA
- a CDS encoding thioredoxin family protein: MRLLAISFVVLLAAGSAHAQAPALVWTSDLTAALAQAKASQQPVLAVFSGSDWCKPCMLLKQEVFDQPEFAQYAQGKFVLARFDFPRNKKNRLDPAQTKRNEEAAARLNKEGAFPAVVLLSPEGKVLARTGYRPGGATAFDTYLNQLLAKN, translated from the coding sequence ATGCGACTGCTTGCTATCTCTTTTGTGGTGCTGCTGGCCGCCGGTAGTGCCCACGCGCAGGCCCCCGCCCTGGTCTGGACCTCGGACCTTACCGCCGCTTTGGCCCAGGCCAAGGCTAGCCAGCAGCCGGTGCTGGCCGTGTTTTCGGGCTCCGACTGGTGCAAGCCCTGCATGCTGCTCAAGCAGGAAGTATTTGACCAGCCCGAGTTTGCGCAGTACGCGCAGGGCAAGTTTGTGCTGGCTCGCTTCGATTTTCCGCGCAACAAGAAAAATCGCCTCGACCCGGCCCAAACCAAGCGCAACGAGGAGGCCGCTGCCCGGCTCAACAAGGAGGGAGCCTTTCCGGCCGTGGTGCTGCTCTCGCCCGAGGGTAAAGTGCTGGCCCGCACCGGCTACCGCCCCGGCGGGGCCACCGCCTTCGATACGTATCTGAATCAACTACTTGCCAAAAATTAG
- a CDS encoding Rieske 2Fe-2S domain-containing protein — MTASSVINHNVGLGAAGLLAAGCLGGCASSNLTLAAASGIYFMVDLAAVTSTPLDNPGVRYTYVDSRAIIVAKTAADACVALQAPCPHPGTSVCLNQAAAHFVCSNHNAVFNLGGGAISSPASSGCKQVVVVQTGTSLHVTG; from the coding sequence ATGACGGCTAGCTCAGTAATCAACCACAATGTTGGACTGGGCGCGGCTGGTCTGCTAGCTGCGGGCTGCCTGGGTGGCTGCGCCAGTAGTAATCTGACCCTAGCGGCGGCAAGCGGCATCTATTTTATGGTAGACCTCGCGGCCGTGACCAGCACCCCGCTCGACAACCCCGGCGTGCGCTACACCTACGTAGATAGCCGGGCCATTATCGTGGCCAAAACTGCCGCCGATGCTTGCGTGGCCCTGCAGGCGCCGTGCCCGCATCCGGGTACCAGCGTGTGCCTCAACCAAGCGGCTGCGCATTTCGTCTGCTCCAACCACAACGCCGTATTTAATCTGGGTGGTGGCGCCATCAGCAGCCCGGCTTCGTCGGGTTGCAAGCAGGTGGTCGTGGTGCAAACGGGCACCAGTCTGCACGTAACCGGCTAG
- a CDS encoding fasciclin domain-containing protein — protein sequence MKFSFATLALVALLGTAGVQSASAQKAKTVMVGGAPMYPTKNIIENAVNSKDHTTLVAAVKAAGLVETLSGPGPFTVFAPTNEAFNALPAGTVETLVKPENKATLTKILTYHVVAGKMTSADLAKAIKAGGGTAKLTTVQGETLTAMMKGKNIELKDEKGGVATVTIADVIQSNGVIHVINKVLMP from the coding sequence ATGAAATTCTCTTTTGCAACCCTCGCTTTGGTAGCATTGCTTGGCACGGCCGGCGTTCAATCGGCTTCGGCCCAAAAGGCCAAAACTGTGATGGTGGGCGGCGCCCCGATGTACCCCACGAAAAACATTATTGAGAACGCCGTTAATTCGAAAGACCACACCACCCTGGTCGCCGCCGTGAAGGCCGCTGGCCTAGTGGAAACCCTGTCGGGCCCTGGTCCTTTCACCGTGTTTGCGCCTACCAATGAGGCCTTCAATGCCCTGCCCGCTGGCACGGTAGAAACTTTGGTGAAGCCCGAGAATAAGGCTACGCTTACCAAAATCCTGACCTACCACGTGGTAGCTGGCAAAATGACGTCGGCCGACTTGGCGAAGGCCATTAAGGCGGGCGGCGGCACGGCCAAGCTCACTACCGTGCAGGGCGAAACCCTGACGGCCATGATGAAAGGCAAAAACATCGAGCTGAAAGACGAGAAGGGCGGCGTAGCTACCGTTACTATCGCCGATGTAATCCAGAGCAACGGCGTGATTCACGTAATCAACAAAGTGCTGATGCCCTAG
- a CDS encoding energy transducer TonB, producing MRDTKYEKGTLVKGQKTGIWEYYGYTPSGEKVVLQRYDYDQHQLLYFRPGPDITCHTEVSPGKWSYVRPDQPPLFIGSDVALAEYTSRLNYPPAAQARNIQGKVVVAFVIDTLGHLSNYHLVQRIGGGCDEEALRVARTVPEQWVPARMGRRAVAVEYELPLNFRLAQP from the coding sequence ATGCGCGACACAAAATATGAAAAAGGCACTCTTGTAAAAGGTCAAAAAACGGGCATCTGGGAATACTATGGCTACACGCCTTCGGGCGAGAAAGTGGTGCTGCAACGCTACGACTACGACCAGCACCAGCTGCTGTACTTTCGGCCCGGGCCCGACATTACGTGCCACACCGAAGTGAGCCCCGGCAAGTGGAGCTACGTGCGCCCCGACCAGCCGCCGCTCTTTATTGGTAGCGACGTGGCCCTGGCCGAATACACGAGCCGGCTCAACTACCCGCCGGCGGCGCAGGCCCGCAATATTCAGGGCAAAGTGGTGGTGGCCTTCGTGATTGATACGCTCGGCCACCTCAGCAACTACCACTTGGTGCAGCGCATTGGGGGCGGCTGCGATGAGGAAGCCCTGCGCGTGGCCCGCACCGTGCCCGAGCAGTGGGTGCCCGCCCGCATGGGGCGCCGCGCGGTGGCCGTAGAGTACGAGCTGCCGCTCAACTTTCGGCTGGCGCAGCCTTAA
- a CDS encoding DUF2007 domain-containing protein, which yields MTTEFTPPKSENIIVFDSYYEPLAAHLARTQLEAAGIPCFLTNENLVSLNRMYSPVAGGVRLHIYQRDAARAAEVLRPPVVMQAVRGGLAAPAADTTHALTCPRCGSPDVVFDAAARPGAAHWFVALLSRLRRYPLQGRAHHCFHCGLNF from the coding sequence ATGACCACTGAGTTTACGCCGCCGAAGTCGGAGAATATTATCGTGTTCGACTCGTATTATGAGCCGCTGGCGGCGCATCTGGCGCGCACGCAGCTGGAGGCAGCGGGCATTCCGTGCTTTCTGACCAACGAAAACCTGGTGTCGCTCAACCGCATGTACAGCCCCGTGGCGGGCGGGGTGCGGCTGCACATCTACCAGCGCGATGCGGCGCGGGCGGCCGAGGTGTTGCGCCCGCCCGTTGTGATGCAGGCCGTGCGCGGCGGGCTAGCCGCGCCGGCCGCCGATACTACCCATGCCCTCACGTGCCCGCGCTGCGGCTCGCCCGACGTGGTGTTTGATGCGGCGGCCCGGCCCGGCGCGGCCCACTGGTTTGTGGCGCTGCTCTCGCGGCTGCGGCGCTACCCCTTGCAGGGCCGGGCGCACCACTGCTTTCACTGCGGGCTCAATTTCTGA